Proteins from one Rosa chinensis cultivar Old Blush chromosome 7, RchiOBHm-V2, whole genome shotgun sequence genomic window:
- the LOC121050635 gene encoding putative invertase inhibitor, with translation MRYLIFLVTFLVLCHSTMGDDLVQQTCKKASDADKNLNYNFCVSALEASPKSKGADLAGLAGIALDLTTAKATSIKSTISKLLNDPKVDKPALQDCEELYSGATDDLQAATNAFKSSDYGTALTHLSATLNAPDTCETGFQERKAVSPLSKDDGDFAQLNIISLAFINQLRG, from the coding sequence ATGAGGTATCTGATCTTCCTCGTTACTTTTCTCGTGCTCTGTCACAGCACAATGGGAGATGATCTCGTCCAACAAACTTGCAAGAAAGCCTCAGATGCTGATAAAAACTTGAACTACAACTTTTGTGTCTCAGCCCTTGAGGCCAGCCCGAAAAGCAAGGGTGCAGACCTCGCAGGACTAGCTGGCATTGCACTTGACCTTACCACAGCGAAGGCGACAAGCATCAAGTCTACCATTTCAAAGCTCTTGAACGATCCAAAAGTTGACAAGCCTGCGCTACAAGACTGCGAAGAACTCTATTCAGGTGCCACTGATGACCTGCAAGCAGCCACCAATGCTTTCAAGTCCAGTGATTATGGTACAGCCCTTACACATCTGAGTGCTACCTTGAATGCACCTGATACTTGTGAAACCGGGTTCCAAGAGAGGAAAGCAGTGTCTCCTTTGAGCAAGGACGACGGTGACTTCGCTCAGTTGAACATCATATCTCTTGCCTTTATCAACCAATTGCGTGGTTGA